The window AGGGTCTTTTTTAAACCCTTTGATGTCATGGATGTCGATATCGCCATATTTTTCGGGTTGGTTGTAGGCAACGATTTCCAGTGCCTCTTTGATTTTGCCCAAACCACGCTGCCCCAGAATATCAAACTTGTAAAGGCCAACATCTTCGGCGATGACCATATCATATTGGGTAGTGGGAAATCCTTTTGGCGGTAAATGGGTAGCCGAAAACCAATGCAAAGGTTTGTCGCTGATCAAAATACCTCCGGCGTGAATGCTCAAATAATTGGGTTTGCCCTTGAGCAAGTTGCCATATTTCAGTACGAGTTTGGATACATGGTCCAGTTGGTCAAGGCTATATCTTCCTGCCAGCAAAAAATCAATGTCCTGTGGCGGGAGCCCGAACACTTTGCCCAATTCGCGGATAACGCCCCGCTCCTTAAAAGTGACATAGGTGCCGAGCAGGGCCACGTGTTCAAAACGTTCGAAGATGTATTCGGTCATGGCAGGGCGATCTTTCCACGAAAAATCAATGTCAAAATCGGGCGGATTGGCCCGGTAAAGGTTGATGAACCGCTCAAAATACAGGTCGAGCTCCATAGGGTCCACGTCGGTGATGCGGAGCAAGTAAGCAACGATGCTGTTGGCGCCACTGCCTCGGCCTACATAAAAGAAACCTCTTCGTCTTGCTTCGGAAACAATATCCCAATTGATCAAAAAGTAGGAAACGAAACCCATTTTTTTGATGAGTTCCAATTCCTTGTTCAATCGGTTTTTGATGGAATCGTTCACTTCTTCATACCGATAGGGGAGTCCTTCGGCACAGAGTTGGTCCAAGAGTTGTTCATCTTCTTCCACACTTCCCAAATACGTTTTCAGGTTTTGGGGTTTTCTATTCTTGGAAAAATCAAAATGGATACTGCACTTGTTGAGCAGTTTTTCCGTGTTTTCCAGAATAAAGGGGAACTCCGAAAATGCCGCAGCCAGATTCTGGATAGGATACATTTTTTCTTCCTCGCTGGCCTCCTCTTCCTTTGGAAGTTTGCTCAGCAATACGTTGTTGTCGATGGCCCTGAGCAATCGGTGGGCGTTAAAATCCTGTTTGTTCCGGAAGGTAACAGGCTGCTGTACCACCAATTTATGGGTGAGCGATGCCAATTTGGAAAAGGGAAGCCTACGCAAGTCCTTGATGGAGATTCCCACAAACTCATGCTCCTGAAAATTATCTAGTTCGTTGAGCAGTACCTGTTCAAACGGATATACCACAAACGCATTCTTAAAAGCTGGTGCCCGATGGGGAATCTTCAATCCATGGTGAAGGTGTTGGGACAAAAAATCGTTCAGTTCCAGATACCCTTCGTTGTTTTGTGCAATCCCGATAAAGCAGGGGAGCACTCCGTTCCTAAAATCGATGCCCAAAATGGGTTTGATGCCAAATTCCGGTGCTTTCCGAGCAAAATTCAATCCCGCTGAGGTATTGTTGATGTCCGTAAGCACCAGTTGGGTCACATGGTTTTGTTCGGCCAATTGCAATAGCTCCACCTCCGAGAAAGTCCCGAACCGTAAACTGTAATATGTGTGGCAGTTTAAATACAATTGTCAGTTATCAATTATCAATGTCCAATTATCAGGTTTGGCTGTCGTATCGAGCGTAGTCGAGATGCGATACCGACTTGTAAAAACCTCTAGATTTAAACTTAGCTTGCATCCAGAGAGCCGTCTTGTATCTTGTGTCTGACAGCGTAGCGGTCTCAAGTCTGATTACTGTTTTCGATGCGCCAAGACCACGGGCGGCTCCCCGTTAAATGGGTTGCGCATGCTTCCAATGGTCTTTGCATCCATGGCGGAGGCGCGGACCACGCTCCGGCATCCAAATCGGTTCCGTACATGATCCATGGCCTTGTATAGGTTCAAGGTTTCTTCGGTGTCCTCAAAAAGGTTGATTTGGTAATTGCCCGAGACCAAGTGACTGAATCGAATTCCGATGAGGCGGACCAGCATCCGTTTGTTGTACAGCGAATCAAACAGCTCCAATATTTTTGGGATGAGCACATGGTCTGCACTCGTGTATGGAATCCGCGATTGTTTGGAATAGGTATTGAAATCGGAATACCGGATTTTTACAGCGACACAGGCCGTTAACTTATCGCCCCGCCGTAGTTGGTAGGCCAAGTTTTCGGTCATGGCAATCAAAATACCCCTTAGTTTGATGACATCGATGGTGTCCCGGTCAAAAGTCCGTTCGTTGGAAATGGATTTTCTATCGTGGAATGGGATTACGGGGGTGTTGTCTATCCCATTGGCCCGTTTCCAGATGAGTCTACCGTTGGCACCCAATACCCGTTGCATAATGTCCATGGGCATATCTTGAATGGTCTTTACCTGCCGTATGCCCAAGTTTCGAAGGGTTTGATAGGTTTTATCGCCCACCATGGGTATTTTTTTGATGGAAAGTGGGGCCAAAAAAGGCTTTTCCAGACCAAAATCGATTTTGAGCTGATTGTTGGGTTTGGCTTCGTTGGTGGCCACTTTGGAAACCACTTTGTTCACCGATAACCCAAACGAAATGGGCAGTCCCGTTTCCCTAATGATTTTCTGGCGCATTTCCGTGGCATATTTGTAGCAACCAAAAAAACGGTCCATGCCCGAGAGGTCGGCGTAAAACTCGTCAATGCTCGACTTTTCGAAAATGGGTACATGTTCTTTGATAATATCTGTGACCACATCCGAATATTTGCTGTAAGTGCCAGCGTTTCCACGAATGACCACGGCTTCGGGACAAAGCTCCTTGGCCATTTTCATGGGCATGCCAGAATGCACACCAAACCCACGGGTCTCGTAACTGCAGGCCGCCACCACGCCACGGTCGCTGGTGCCGCCCACCAATAAGGGCTTATTTTTAAGCTCTGTATTGATGATGCGCTCCACGGACACATAAAAAGTATCCAAGTCAAGATGCAAAATCGTCTTTTCCATTGTTCAGTTGAAGGAAAGCTAAATTATGGAAATATTCCTATAAAATGGAAATAATCCAAAAAATAAATATCAACAACCCGTGCTGTTATTTTTTCCGAAAAATCATCCTATCTTTGTATCGTTGTGTTGGATTCCAGTCGCGATGATTGGAATCAGGTTGAAGCATCCAATCGATGCTCGCCAATGAAAGGCTTTCCTTTTGGAAGGCTTTTTTTGTTCGTGAGACCCAGTTTTGGACTTGTTCAAAATGCTAGGTCGAACAAATTCCGCTAAAAAGCGGAATCCTTTCCTAATGAATTGGGTGATAATGTCACTTTGAGCGCAGTCGAGAAGTCTCTTTGCCAAAGGTCTCGACTGCGCTCGACCTGACAAATAACAAAGCATTTTTGGTAATTCGTGCAATTCGTGTCGAGTCACTTAACCAAGCAAAAGATTCTTCGCTTGGCTCAGAGTGACCATTAGATTTCTCAATCGTCGCTATGCTCCTCATTTCGAAATGACAGGTTAATTCTCTTTTGATGATGGTGTCATTCGAATCAACTGAAGTAAAATACACGTCATGCTGAACTTGTTTCAGCATCTCATTCCAATTTGCTTGAGATTCATCACAAAACCTATCTTGAGCGCAGTCGAGAAGTCTCTAACTAGATATTTGGTCTCATATCTCGACTCCGCTCGATATGACCGATTGACCTGAAACAAAGCATATCAACCTCCAGAAATACTGTGCATCACATGATGCACCAGCGAAGCAGCCAGTTTGGCGGTTTGTCCATCAATATCGTACTTCGGGTTCATCTCCGCGATATCCATACTGATCAATTTTCCAGAGCCTATAATCGTTTTTAGGCATTCCAGAACCATATACGGGCTAAAGCCCATGGGGGAAGGGGCACTAACCCCGGGTGCGTAGGCAGAAGAGAACCCATCCAAATCGATGGTCACATAAATATGGTCCACATTTTTGGCAAAAGCATTGATCCAAGTGGTAATTTCTTCCAGTAGGGGAATTTGGAAGGTATCGTTCATCACGTAAATCACATCAAGGTCCCTAGCGGTTTGAAATAGATTTCGGTCGTTGGCATCTCTTCGGATACCCAAACAGAGATAGTTGAAATCGATACCTTCTTTTTGACAATCCTTGGCTATTTGATAAAATGGGGTGCCCGAGTTGTTCTGCTCCGTGTTTTTCCGCAAATCAAAATGTGCATCAAAATTGATGATGCCAATGGTTTGGCCTTCTTTTTTGGCGTCCAGATACTTTTTGATGCCGTTGTAGTGGCCGTAGGCCATATCATGTCCGCCACCCAGAATGATAGGAAATTGCTTCTTCTCCAAAAGAACAGATACGGCTTCGGCGAGTTTTTCTTGTGCTGACTCCATATCATCTCCTTCACAAACCACGGAACCTACATCGTGGAACCGTACATTGCTTCCGAGATGGTTGGGCATTTTGGACAAACTGCTTTTGATGACATCGGGCCCCTCAACAGCTCCGACACGACCTTGGTTTCGGCGTACGCCCTCGTCGCAGGCATAACCCAATAGGGAAATGGATTTTTTCTGGGCCTCTGGAAGCTCTTCCAAAGGGGTGCAATGCACTTTTTCGTGCAAATACAGCCACTTATTGGAGATTCTTCCGGTCCAAAGGTCTTTTTTCGGGGGAGTGTAGTGTTTCATCACATTAAAAAAGGTCGTCCAACATATCGGTTTCTACAAGATAGGGCAAAGTTACCCTTAAATCTGGGGTGCGTTCCATTTCTCGTTCAATGGCAAAGCGGGCTTCTTTGTTCCGTGCCCAGCTTCTTCGGGAAATCCCATTGTTCACATCAAAAAACAGCATTTTCTTTAATCGGTTTGATGCCTCTTTGGAACCATCCAGCACCATGCCAAATCCACCATTGATCACTTCGCCCCAGCCAACGCCGCCACCATTATGGATGGACACCCAAGTGGCTCCCCTAAAGCTGTCGCCAATCACATTCTGAATGGCCATATCGGCGGTAAATTTGCTGCCATCGTAAATGTTGCTGGTTTCTCGAAAGGGCGAATCTGTTCCGCTTACATCGTGATGGTCGCGTCCCAAAACCACGGGCGCACTGATTTCTCCCTTGGCAATGGCCGTATTGAAGGCATCTGCAATCTTGCTTCGCCCCTCGGCATCGGCATAGAGGATTCGGGCTTGCGAACCTACCACCAATTTGTTCTGTTCCGCTTCCGAAATCCATTTGATGTTGTCCTGCATTTGCTGTTGGATTTCTTCGGGCGCTTCGGATTTTATCTTTTTCATCACTTCAAGGGCAATGGCATCCGTTTTTTGAAGGTCTTCCGGATTGCCCGAAGTGCATACCCATCGGAAGGGTCCAAATCCGTAATCAAAACACATGGGCCCCAAAATATCCTGAACGTAAGATGGATATCTGAAATCAATGCTGTTTTTGGCCATTACATCGCCGCCTGCCCGGGAAACTTCCAATAAAAAGGCATTGCCGTAATCAAAGAAGTAGGTGCCTTTGGCCGTATGTTTGTTGATGGCATTGATTTGTCTCCGCAACGATTCCTGTGCTTTCTCTTTGAACGCTTTCGGGTTTTCCACCATTAAGGCGTTGGATGCTTCAAAAGAGAGTCCTGCCGGGTAGTAACCGCCTGCCCAAGGATTGTGCAAGGAGGTTTGGTCGGAACCCAGATGAACAAAAATATTTTCCTCATCAAACCGTTCCCAAACATCCACCACATTACCGATGTAAGCCAAGGAAACCACTTCTTTATTTTCCACGGCCTCTTTGGTGCGAACGACCAACAGGTCCAAATCGACCAATAATTCATCTACCCAACCTTGTTCGTGTCGTTTTTTGGCAGCTTCGGGGTTGACTTCGGCACAGATGGTGATGCCCCCGGCAATATTTCCTGCTTTGGGTTGTGCACCGCTCATTCCTCCAAGTCCAGCGGTCAAAAAAATCTTGCCTTCGGGAGATTCATTTTTCTGCAATACTTTTCGGAAAGCGTTCATAACGGTGATAGCCGTTCCATGAACAATGCCTTGTGGGCCAATGTACATGTAGGAACCTGCCGTCATCTGTCCGTATTGTGTCACACCAAGTGCATTGTATTTTTCCCAATCATCGGGTTGGGAGTAGTTGGGAATCATCATCCCGTTGGTGACCACGACCCTTGGCGCTTCTTTGGACGATGGAAAAAGTCCCATCGGATGCCCGGAATACATGTGCAGGGTCTGTTCCTCGGTCATTTCCGCCAAATATTTCATGGTGAGCAGGTACTGTGCCCAATTTTGAAAAACTGCTCCATTGCCCCCATAAGTGATCAATTCTTCGGGATGCTGGGCCACAGCAGGGTCCAAATTGTTTTGGATCATGAGCATGATGGCTGCCGCCTGATGTGTTTTTGCAGGATATTCCGAAATGGGCCGGGCATACATTTTATAATCGGGCTTAAACCGGTGCATGTAAATCCGACCGTAGGTTTTGAGTTCCTCGGCAAATTCCCGTGCGAGTTCATTGTGCCAAGCTTCAGGAAAATAACGTAGCGCATTTTGTACGGCCAGTTTTTTCTCTTCTTTGGTGAGGATATCCTTCCGTTTTGGCACTGGGTTGCCGTTTATGGGATATGGTTTTTTTGCGGGAAGCTGCTCGGGTATGCCTTGTAATATCTGTTGCTGAAATTCAGTCATGATTCAATTTTTAGTGGATGGGCGTTCCTTTTTTCCAAACTTCACTAGGCTTTAATTGCCCTTGGTGATAGGTGATTTCTTGATAATTAGCCGTCGGGAAGATTACAAAGTCAGCTACTGCTCCGGCCTCCAGTTTGCCCCGGTCTGTCAAACGCAAAGCTGCCGCTGCCCTCGAAGTGATACCTGCCAAAACTTCGGTGTTCGAGAGTTTTTCAAAGGTGCCCAAAATACTGGCTTGGGTCAACAGGTCGCCCATAGGTGCGGACCCTGGATTGTGGTCACTGGCAATGGACAAAGCACCTCCTGCATCCAAAATTTTGCGAGCAGGAGTATAGGCACATCCCAAACCGAGGGATGCTCCGGGCAAGGCCGTGGCTATGGTATTGCTTTTGGCCAATAATTGAATCTCTTTTTCGGTGCTGACCTCCAAATGGTCGGCGCTTACAGCATCAAAATCCACAGCAACTTGACTACCTCCTGTGGTAAATTGGTCGGCGTGCACGGTGATGTCGAATCCCATTTCTTTCGCCTTTTGGAAATAAGGTCTGATTTCTTCAGGGGAAAAAGCACTTTCCTCCACAAAGGCATCCACCCGGCGAGCCAAGTTTTCTGCTTTGATCATCGGGAACAATTCATGAATGATAACGTCCAAATACTCCTTCTCCTGATGCCAATCTTTGGGTTTCATGTGTGCAGCCAAACAGGTCGGTATCAAAGAGGCGTTAGTGGTTGCATTGGCCTGTTGGATAGCGCGTAGCATTTTCAATTCTTCATCCACGGAAAGGCCGTATCCGCTTTTTACTTCGATGGTGGTAACACCGTTTTTGAGATGCTTTGCGCTTCTGGCAAGAATCCCTTCTACCAATTCTTGTTGTGATGCCTTTCGGGTCTGGGTCACTGTATCCCAGATACCGCCACCGGCCTTGGCAATCTCCAAATAGGTCTTTCCTGCATTTCGGTAAGCATAATCTCGGGCACGGGTTCCGCCAAAACAAATATGGGTGTGCGAGTCTACAAAGCCGGGCAAACAAATATGTTCTCCTTCAATATGGTGGATGTCGACATCATCGGATTTCAACTCCTCAAAAACACCGACTTTGCGTATTTTTCCTTCGGAAACCAAAATACCCCCACGTTCAATGATGGGCAGTTGCTCATCTTTGAGCGCTCCTTTTAAGGGAAGTCCTGTCATGGGAAGTAATTGGGCAAAGGGGCCTATCAATAGTGGTCTGTTCATGCTAGTATGTTTCAAATTCATCAAGGTGTGGCGTATTCCACTTCAGTTGTTTTTCATCCATCACACGGTCTACCAAATCAATGATTTCACCGTTTTGGATGATTTCGATTCCTTTTTCGATGTCATCGGCAAAGACACGGTCGTTTTCGGCAAAAGCAACCGTGGTTCTCAGGAAGGTATGTATTTCATCCAACAGAATGCCCGATTTTAAAGGTTTTCTGTACTCAAAGGCCTGTGCTGCCGTCAACAATTCAATAGCGAGGATTTTCTCTACATTCCCAATAATGTTGAGCGCTTTTCTACCGCTGATGGAACCCATACTCACATGATCTTCCTGTCCCAAGGAGGTTGGGATACTGTCCGCGCTGGCAGGGAAACACAAACTTTTGTTCTCGCTGGCCAAAGCAGCCGAGGTGTACTGCAAGATCATATAGCCCGAATTGATGCCCGTATCCTTCATCAATAATTTGGGGACTCCGGGGCTATTGCCTTCCAGGGCCAAGTAGATGCGTCGGTCGGAGATGTTTCCGATTTCCGAAGCGGCCAAAGCTGCATAATCCAAGGCCATGGCCAAGGGCTGTCCGTGAAAATTACCTCCGCTGATGGTCAATTCATCATTGATAATGACAGGATTGTCGGTGACCGAGTTGAGCTCGATTTCCAATAGCTCTTTCAGG is drawn from Flagellimonas sp. MMG031 and contains these coding sequences:
- the hutI gene encoding imidazolonepropionase, whose translation is MNRPLLIGPFAQLLPMTGLPLKGALKDEQLPIIERGGILVSEGKIRKVGVFEELKSDDVDIHHIEGEHICLPGFVDSHTHICFGGTRARDYAYRNAGKTYLEIAKAGGGIWDTVTQTRKASQQELVEGILARSAKHLKNGVTTIEVKSGYGLSVDEELKMLRAIQQANATTNASLIPTCLAAHMKPKDWHQEKEYLDVIIHELFPMIKAENLARRVDAFVEESAFSPEEIRPYFQKAKEMGFDITVHADQFTTGGSQVAVDFDAVSADHLEVSTEKEIQLLAKSNTIATALPGASLGLGCAYTPARKILDAGGALSIASDHNPGSAPMGDLLTQASILGTFEKLSNTEVLAGITSRAAAALRLTDRGKLEAGAVADFVIFPTANYQEITYHQGQLKPSEVWKKGTPIH
- the dnaE gene encoding DNA polymerase III subunit alpha — protein: MYLNCHTYYSLRFGTFSEVELLQLAEQNHVTQLVLTDINNTSAGLNFARKAPEFGIKPILGIDFRNGVLPCFIGIAQNNEGYLELNDFLSQHLHHGLKIPHRAPAFKNAFVVYPFEQVLLNELDNFQEHEFVGISIKDLRRLPFSKLASLTHKLVVQQPVTFRNKQDFNAHRLLRAIDNNVLLSKLPKEEEASEEEKMYPIQNLAAAFSEFPFILENTEKLLNKCSIHFDFSKNRKPQNLKTYLGSVEEDEQLLDQLCAEGLPYRYEEVNDSIKNRLNKELELIKKMGFVSYFLINWDIVSEARRRGFFYVGRGSGANSIVAYLLRITDVDPMELDLYFERFINLYRANPPDFDIDFSWKDRPAMTEYIFERFEHVALLGTYVTFKERGVIRELGKVFGLPPQDIDFLLAGRYSLDQLDHVSKLVLKYGNLLKGKPNYLSIHAGGILISDKPLHWFSATHLPPKGFPTTQYDMVIAEDVGLYKFDILGQRGLGKIKEALEIVAYNQPEKYGDIDIHDIKGFKKDPVINNLIKTAQCMGCFYVESPAMRMLLKKLQVDNYLGLVAASSIIRPGVAKSGMMREYILRHRNKGRTEEKAHPVMLEIMPDTYGVMVYQEDVIKVAHHFAGLDLGEADVLRRGMSGKFRSREEFQKVQDKFISNCRKKGYAESLISEIWNQVASFAGYAFAKGHSASYAVESYQSLFLRAYFPLEYMVAVLNNGGGFYRSEFYVHDARMMGATIHPPCVNKSMIVNRIYGKHIYLGMMYLRDLESRVMERILKERMLHGSFSCLEDFLDRVFIRMEQLSILIRIDAFRFTGINKHELLWKAHLMLSKNDRLEHPKLFPPRHQKFQMPQLNTTTLETAFEQWELLGFCLCSPFELLEEPPKNSNGQKDLERYLNKYIDIYGYLVTVKNTSTHHGKRMHFATLVDQHGEVFDTVLFPPVAAKYYFRGKGIYRFYGKVVEEFGFLSIEVIKMKKENYVQDPRYADMRMSKKLFDSKK
- the dinB gene encoding DNA polymerase IV — translated: MEKTILHLDLDTFYVSVERIINTELKNKPLLVGGTSDRGVVAACSYETRGFGVHSGMPMKMAKELCPEAVVIRGNAGTYSKYSDVVTDIIKEHVPIFEKSSIDEFYADLSGMDRFFGCYKYATEMRQKIIRETGLPISFGLSVNKVVSKVATNEAKPNNQLKIDFGLEKPFLAPLSIKKIPMVGDKTYQTLRNLGIRQVKTIQDMPMDIMQRVLGANGRLIWKRANGIDNTPVIPFHDRKSISNERTFDRDTIDVIKLRGILIAMTENLAYQLRRGDKLTACVAVKIRYSDFNTYSKQSRIPYTSADHVLIPKILELFDSLYNKRMLVRLIGIRFSHLVSGNYQINLFEDTEETLNLYKAMDHVRNRFGCRSVVRASAMDAKTIGSMRNPFNGEPPVVLAHRKQ
- a CDS encoding urocanate hydratase translates to MTEFQQQILQGIPEQLPAKKPYPINGNPVPKRKDILTKEEKKLAVQNALRYFPEAWHNELAREFAEELKTYGRIYMHRFKPDYKMYARPISEYPAKTHQAAAIMLMIQNNLDPAVAQHPEELITYGGNGAVFQNWAQYLLTMKYLAEMTEEQTLHMYSGHPMGLFPSSKEAPRVVVTNGMMIPNYSQPDDWEKYNALGVTQYGQMTAGSYMYIGPQGIVHGTAITVMNAFRKVLQKNESPEGKIFLTAGLGGMSGAQPKAGNIAGGITICAEVNPEAAKKRHEQGWVDELLVDLDLLVVRTKEAVENKEVVSLAYIGNVVDVWERFDEENIFVHLGSDQTSLHNPWAGGYYPAGLSFEASNALMVENPKAFKEKAQESLRRQINAINKHTAKGTYFFDYGNAFLLEVSRAGGDVMAKNSIDFRYPSYVQDILGPMCFDYGFGPFRWVCTSGNPEDLQKTDAIALEVMKKIKSEAPEEIQQQMQDNIKWISEAEQNKLVVGSQARILYADAEGRSKIADAFNTAIAKGEISAPVVLGRDHHDVSGTDSPFRETSNIYDGSKFTADMAIQNVIGDSFRGATWVSIHNGGGVGWGEVINGGFGMVLDGSKEASNRLKKMLFFDVNNGISRRSWARNKEARFAIEREMERTPDLRVTLPYLVETDMLDDLF
- the hutG gene encoding formimidoylglutamase, which codes for MKHYTPPKKDLWTGRISNKWLYLHEKVHCTPLEELPEAQKKSISLLGYACDEGVRRNQGRVGAVEGPDVIKSSLSKMPNHLGSNVRFHDVGSVVCEGDDMESAQEKLAEAVSVLLEKKQFPIILGGGHDMAYGHYNGIKKYLDAKKEGQTIGIINFDAHFDLRKNTEQNNSGTPFYQIAKDCQKEGIDFNYLCLGIRRDANDRNLFQTARDLDVIYVMNDTFQIPLLEEITTWINAFAKNVDHIYVTIDLDGFSSAYAPGVSAPSPMGFSPYMVLECLKTIIGSGKLISMDIAEMNPKYDIDGQTAKLAASLVHHVMHSISGG